The proteins below are encoded in one region of Streptomyces roseirectus:
- the gmk gene encoding guanylate kinase — protein MAATFRGTTPEPPGVRPRLTVLSGPSGVGKSTVVAHMRKAHPEVWLSVSATTRKPRPGEKDGVHYFFVSDDEMDKLIANGELLEWAEFAGNRYGTPRAAVLERLENGEPVLLEIDLQGARQVRESMADAQLVFLAPPSWEELVRRLTGRGTEAPDVIERRLDAAKVELAAEPEFDETLVNTSVEDVARELLALMDVV, from the coding sequence ATGGCTGCAACATTCCGGGGGACGACCCCCGAGCCCCCGGGCGTACGTCCGCGGCTGACCGTGCTCTCCGGCCCCTCGGGGGTCGGCAAGAGCACGGTCGTCGCCCATATGCGCAAGGCTCATCCCGAGGTGTGGCTCTCGGTGTCGGCGACGACCCGCAAGCCCCGCCCCGGTGAGAAGGACGGGGTCCACTACTTCTTCGTCAGCGACGACGAGATGGACAAGCTCATCGCCAACGGCGAGCTGCTGGAGTGGGCCGAGTTCGCCGGCAACCGCTACGGCACGCCCCGCGCGGCCGTGCTGGAGCGGCTGGAGAACGGCGAACCGGTGCTCCTGGAGATCGACCTCCAGGGCGCGCGGCAGGTCCGCGAGTCCATGGCCGACGCGCAACTGGTGTTCCTCGCGCCGCCCTCCTGGGAGGAGCTGGTGCGCAGGCTCACCGGGCGCGGGACCGAGGCGCCCGACGTGATCGAGCGTCGGCTCGACGCCGCCAAGGTCGAACTCGCGGCCGAGCCCGAGTTCGACGAGACGCTGGTCAACACCTCTGTCGAGGATGTGGCGCGTGAGCTGCTAGCCTTGATGGATGTGGTGTGA
- the rpoZ gene encoding DNA-directed RNA polymerase subunit omega, with the protein MSSSISAPEGIINPPIDELLEATDSKYSLVIYAAKRARQINAYYSQLGEGLLEYVGPLVDTHVHEKPLSIALREINAGLLTSEAVPDPA; encoded by the coding sequence GTGTCCTCTTCCATCTCCGCGCCCGAGGGCATCATCAACCCTCCGATCGACGAGCTCCTCGAAGCCACGGACTCGAAGTACAGCCTCGTGATCTACGCGGCCAAGCGCGCCCGCCAGATCAACGCGTACTACTCGCAGCTCGGTGAGGGCCTTCTGGAGTACGTCGGTCCCCTCGTCGACACGCACGTCCACGAGAAGCCGCTGTCGATCGCGCTGCGCGAGATCAACGCCGGTCTGCTGACGTCCGAGGCCGTTCCGGACCCGGCGTAG